One stretch of Anabrus simplex isolate iqAnaSimp1 chromosome 3, ASM4041472v1, whole genome shotgun sequence DNA includes these proteins:
- the LOC136867388 gene encoding uncharacterized protein, with amino-acid sequence MEGEKDTCSGDSGGPLVCEGVLTGVIEGGDGCAKPEKPGTYTNVFYYRDWIDSVLSGRIEPTRTLNYRQAEYDDTEDPLFSSETSVFDYDNPSYDGYDENPDSPPQVEVSIGSEENDDDNGEEGVEYDSMDPDYPIINNNINLRKTGRNFYSGDENIRHYIFTSPHTYSNPGNDIINIMLHITISGSGTKEYKFLKKMGKGTMRNKTKGLINKLKKVTNNHKSKGLLKKMKKVAKTYKLKGSTKNEKH; translated from the coding sequence GGTGATTCTGGAGGTCCTCTGGTATGTGAAGGAGTCCTTACAGGAGTTATAGAAGGAGGAGATGGCTGCGCAAAGCCTGAAAAACCAGGCACCTACACTAACGTCTTCTACTACCGAGACTGGATCGACTCTGTGTTGAGCGGCCGTATTGAACCAACCAGAACCCTAAACTACCGTCAAGCTGAATACGATGACACAGAAGACCCCCTTTTCTCTTCTGAAACAAGTGTCTTTGATTATGATAATCCTTCATATGATGGTTATGATGAGAACCCCGACAGTCCCCCACAAGTTGAAGTCAGTATTGGTAGTGAAGAAAATGATGACGATAATGGTGAGGAAGGGGTAGAATATGACAGCATGGATCCTGATTATCCAATTATTAATAACAACATTAATTTAAGAAAAACAGGGAGGAACTTCTACAGTGGTGATGAAAATATCCGTCATTATATTTTCACTAGTCCTCATACATACAGTAATCCTGGAAATGACATAATAAATATCATGCTTCATATTACAATATCCGGCAGTGGGACGAAGGAATACAAATTCCTTAAGAAAATGGGAAAGGGGACGATGAGAAACAAAACTAAAGGATTGATTAACAAACTGAAAAAGGTGACGAATAACCACAAATCTAAAGGACTGCTTAAAAAAATGAAGAAGGTGGCGAAGACATACAAACTTAAGGGTTCTACTAAAAATGAAAAACATTAG